ATACTGAAAATAAAAGAAAAACTACAATCGCAGTCTCAACTCTTGGGAGAACCGAAAGATCAAATAATTGATACTTTGCAACACCATAAATAAAAGCCGCTATTAAAGACGACATTCCAAAAGAAAATCCAGAAACAATATTTCCCAAAAAACCTAAATGATAGGTAGCAATGACAATAATTACAGTGCCATAAGTTAACTGTGTATGTCCTAAATGTATAAACCCTATATTGGGAGCTATAGCACAAAGAATAAATCAACTGACATATACAGATAGTGCTGTTAATTTGTAAATACTACTTGTTCTATTGTTTCTAACTCTGCGATGCTTATTTTTATACATAATGGTTATTATATTCCAAAATAAATAAAAAATCAGCTATATGCTGATTAATATATTTTCTCTTAAAATTTTACAAGCGAAACAATATCGAAATCTCCTTCAGTTTTGAGAAAATCTCTACCGTTTAATTGTTCTAACTCAAGAAGTAAAATAACTTTCTTTACAATAGCCCCCTGATCTTTAAGCAATTTTATTATTGCTTTTAAAGTGCCACCTGTTGCTAAAACATCATCAACTATAGCAACAGTTTGCCCAGGTTTGATAAAACCGTCTTGAATTTGTAAAATATTATTGCCATATTCTAAATCATATGATTTTGAAATTACTTTTCCAGGTAACTTACCAGGTTTACGAACCATAATAAATGGTTTACTCAATTTTGCAGCTGTAGGAGTACCAAATAAGAATCCCCTTGCATCAGGTCCAACTATTACATCTACATCTTTAGCTTCTTCTGAAATCAATTCAATTGTTTTATGTAATGCTTGACCGTTTGCTAATAATGGAGAAATATCTTTAAACAAAACACCTGGTTTTGGAAAATCATTAACATCTCTAATAAATTTTTTTAAATCCATAAATTCCTTTTACATCTTTATTGAGATACAGGAACATCTTCAAAGAATTCTAATATATCATCTTCTTGTACATCATTAAATTTCCTAATATGTGTTCCAAAATCTTTTCCTTTTTCTACTACTTTAACATCATTTGTTTCTCTTTTAAGAGACTCAATAACACCTTCGTGAATCAATTTTCTTTTTCTAAAAACTTTAACTTTGCAATTTGCCTTAACAACACCATCATCAAGCATACATCCAGCGATTGTTCCAACTTTTGAATAGAAGAAAACTTTAATACAGTGCGCAGAACCAATTTTTTTCTCTTCATATACAATAGGCTTTTCACCATCAAGAATTGTCTGTACATCTTCAATAATCTTATAAATAACATCATTTGAAATAATTTTTACGCCCGCTTGCTTTGCC
The genomic region above belongs to Mycoplasma tauri and contains:
- a CDS encoding adenine phosphoribosyltransferase translates to MDLKKFIRDVNDFPKPGVLFKDISPLLANGQALHKTIELISEEAKDVDVIVGPDARGFLFGTPTAAKLSKPFIMVRKPGKLPGKVISKSYDLEYGNNILQIQDGFIKPGQTVAIVDDVLATGGTLKAIIKLLKDQGAIVKKVILLLELEQLNGRDFLKTEGDFDIVSLVKF